One part of the Streptomyces nigra genome encodes these proteins:
- the eccCa gene encoding type VII secretion protein EccCa: MSVVIIKRPPRTVPPAVPDGEVKLETPPEIPREGDESMLMNLLPMMGMLGSVGFFFMPNLPSYMRVVGGLMLASTVAMAIAQFAKSRQGGGAGMAQDRRDYFRYLEQVRKDVHKTAELQRKSQLFQHPDPEQLWAVAADSRRLWERRPTDGDFASVRIGRGVQQLNTPLVAPETAPKEELEPLTAAAMKAFLDAHGSLSDLPVAVSLRAFYHVTVCGETETVYGNARAALAQLATLHSPEDMMIAVVAHPSSAAEWDWIKWLPHSQHPKAKDGAGSARLLFDDLGELEDALADQLDDRPRWNREANPVYDQPHLIVILDGGTVPPDSELASSEGLQGVTFLEIAPRELEEELRAGLTAYVKPERMRLFVGHESAYTGRPDILNVAQAESLARQLAPFRVGSAEEGEPLLSNLDFTDLMGIGDAGTVDVSRTWRPRTLHERLRVPIGVGENGEPVMLDLKEASQEGMGPHGLCVGATGSGKSEVLRTLVLGLAVTHSSETLNFILADFKGGATFAGMADMPHTAAVITNLADDLTLVDRMRDSIMGETQRRQELLRSAGNYANLHDYEKARAAGAALEPMASLVIVLDEFSELLTAKPDFIDMFIQIGRIGRSLGIHLLLASQRLEEGKLRGLDTYLSYRIGLRTFSAAESRTAIGVPDAYHLPSIPGSGYLRYDTDTMVRFKAAYVSGPYHGEGPSRVSRSTQLRPALFTAEQVALPPQPVVEEPEPDNRVDDALADTVLDVLVSRMINQGPPAHQVWLPPLEEAPSLEQLLPQLAVTQDRGLTAPDYTALGRLNVPVGLVDKPFEQRRDVLYRDFSGGAGHGLFVGGPQSGKSTLLRTLISSFALTHTPSEVQFYCLDFGGGGLISMEDLAHVGGVANRLDAEKVRRTVSEVEGILNAREEYFRAHNVDSIATFRQRRASGQLPDQPWGDVFLVIDGWATFKTDYEQLESSVTEIATRGLGFGVHVVLTASRYTEVRPALKDMLQNRIELRLGDPTESEIDRKVAQNVPATVPGRGLTQDKLHFMAGLPRVDGSSETDDLSEATSILIGGINENWQGSHAPAVRLLPTMMPADRLPKGFEHPDRGVAIGIDESSLSPVFVDFETDPLFIVFGESESGKSAMLRLLIKQITERYTPEQAKIVMGDYRRAHLEGVPESHLSRYCAAAPALTETLEGLAGSMHRRMPGPDVTPEQLRNRSWYSSPDAFVIVDDYDLVATGVNPLAPLLEYLPFARDIGLRVIIARASGGASRSLYEPVMQRMRELGAQGVVLSGDRSEGALLGNITATQLPPGRGYFHTRRRGGQLIQTGWLPNRF, translated from the coding sequence GTGAGCGTCGTCATCATCAAACGACCACCGCGGACAGTGCCCCCGGCCGTCCCGGACGGCGAGGTCAAACTCGAGACGCCGCCCGAGATTCCGCGCGAGGGCGACGAGAGCATGCTGATGAACCTGCTGCCCATGATGGGCATGCTGGGTTCGGTCGGCTTCTTCTTCATGCCCAACCTGCCCTCGTACATGAGGGTGGTCGGTGGTCTGATGCTGGCCTCGACGGTGGCCATGGCCATAGCCCAGTTCGCCAAGTCCCGCCAGGGCGGCGGCGCGGGCATGGCGCAGGACCGGCGTGACTACTTCCGCTATCTGGAGCAGGTCCGCAAGGACGTGCACAAGACGGCCGAACTGCAGCGCAAGAGCCAGCTGTTCCAGCATCCGGACCCGGAGCAGCTGTGGGCGGTGGCGGCCGACAGCCGGCGTCTGTGGGAGCGTCGCCCGACCGACGGCGACTTCGCCTCCGTGCGCATCGGTCGCGGTGTCCAGCAGCTCAACACCCCGCTGGTGGCGCCCGAGACGGCGCCGAAGGAGGAGCTGGAGCCGCTGACGGCGGCCGCCATGAAGGCGTTCCTCGACGCGCACGGCAGCCTGTCCGACCTGCCGGTCGCGGTGTCGCTGCGCGCCTTCTACCACGTGACGGTCTGCGGCGAGACCGAGACGGTCTACGGCAACGCCCGTGCGGCCCTGGCCCAGTTGGCGACGCTGCACTCGCCCGAGGACATGATGATCGCCGTCGTGGCGCATCCGTCCTCGGCGGCGGAGTGGGACTGGATCAAGTGGCTGCCGCACAGCCAGCACCCGAAGGCGAAGGACGGCGCGGGCTCGGCCCGGCTCCTCTTCGACGACCTCGGTGAGCTGGAGGACGCGCTGGCCGACCAGCTGGACGACCGGCCGCGCTGGAACCGCGAGGCGAACCCGGTCTACGACCAGCCGCACCTGATCGTGATCCTGGACGGCGGCACCGTGCCCCCGGACTCCGAGCTGGCCAGCAGCGAGGGCCTGCAGGGCGTCACCTTCCTGGAGATCGCCCCCCGTGAGCTGGAGGAGGAGCTGCGGGCCGGCCTCACGGCGTATGTGAAGCCGGAGCGGATGCGGCTGTTCGTCGGCCACGAGTCGGCGTACACCGGCAGGCCGGACATCCTCAACGTGGCGCAGGCCGAGTCCCTGGCGCGTCAGCTCGCCCCGTTCCGGGTCGGCTCGGCGGAAGAGGGCGAACCCCTCCTGTCCAACCTGGACTTCACCGACCTGATGGGCATCGGCGACGCCGGCACGGTCGACGTCTCCCGCACCTGGCGGCCGCGCACGCTGCACGAGCGGCTGCGGGTGCCGATCGGTGTCGGCGAGAACGGCGAGCCGGTCATGCTGGACCTCAAGGAGGCCTCCCAGGAGGGCATGGGCCCGCACGGCCTGTGCGTCGGCGCCACCGGTTCCGGTAAGTCCGAGGTGCTGCGCACCCTGGTGCTCGGTCTCGCGGTGACGCACTCCTCGGAGACGCTGAACTTCATCCTCGCGGACTTCAAGGGTGGCGCCACCTTCGCCGGTATGGCGGACATGCCGCACACCGCGGCCGTCATCACCAACCTGGCCGACGACCTCACGCTGGTCGACCGTATGCGCGACTCGATCATGGGTGAGACGCAGCGCCGCCAGGAGCTGCTGCGCTCGGCGGGCAACTACGCCAACCTGCACGACTACGAGAAGGCGCGGGCCGCGGGCGCCGCCCTCGAGCCGATGGCCTCGCTCGTGATCGTGCTCGACGAGTTCTCCGAACTCCTCACCGCCAAGCCCGACTTCATCGACATGTTCATCCAGATCGGCCGTATCGGCCGGTCCCTGGGCATCCACCTGCTCCTGGCGTCCCAGCGCCTGGAGGAGGGCAAGCTGCGCGGCCTGGACACCTATCTGTCGTACCGGATCGGTCTGCGGACGTTCTCCGCCGCCGAGTCCCGTACGGCGATCGGTGTGCCGGACGCCTACCACCTGCCGTCGATCCCCGGCTCGGGCTATCTGCGCTACGACACCGACACCATGGTCCGCTTCAAGGCCGCGTACGTGTCGGGTCCGTACCACGGCGAGGGCCCGTCCCGGGTGAGCCGTTCGACGCAGCTGCGGCCCGCGCTGTTCACCGCCGAGCAGGTGGCGCTGCCACCGCAGCCGGTCGTCGAGGAGCCGGAGCCCGACAACCGGGTCGACGACGCCCTCGCCGACACCGTCCTCGACGTCCTCGTCAGCCGCATGATCAACCAGGGTCCGCCCGCCCACCAGGTGTGGCTGCCCCCGCTGGAGGAGGCGCCGTCGCTGGAGCAGCTGCTCCCGCAGCTCGCCGTCACCCAGGACCGCGGTCTGACCGCGCCGGACTACACGGCCCTCGGCCGCCTCAACGTCCCGGTCGGCCTCGTCGACAAGCCGTTCGAGCAGCGGCGTGACGTGCTGTACCGGGACTTCTCCGGCGGTGCCGGTCACGGTCTGTTCGTGGGTGGCCCGCAGTCCGGCAAGTCGACGCTGCTGCGCACGCTGATCTCGTCGTTCGCGCTCACCCACACACCGTCCGAAGTGCAGTTCTACTGCCTGGACTTCGGTGGTGGCGGTCTGATCTCGATGGAGGACCTGGCGCACGTCGGCGGCGTGGCCAACCGTCTGGACGCCGAGAAGGTGCGCCGTACGGTCAGCGAGGTCGAGGGCATCCTCAACGCCCGCGAGGAGTACTTCCGTGCCCACAACGTCGACTCGATCGCCACGTTCCGTCAGCGCCGGGCGTCGGGCCAGCTGCCCGACCAGCCCTGGGGCGACGTGTTCCTGGTCATCGACGGCTGGGCCACGTTCAAGACGGACTACGAGCAGCTGGAGTCGTCCGTCACCGAGATCGCCACGCGCGGCCTCGGCTTCGGCGTGCACGTCGTCCTCACCGCGAGCCGCTACACCGAGGTCCGGCCCGCGCTGAAGGACATGCTCCAGAACCGCATCGAGCTGCGGCTCGGCGACCCGACCGAGTCCGAGATCGACCGCAAGGTCGCGCAGAACGTCCCGGCGACCGTGCCCGGCCGCGGTCTCACCCAGGACAAGCTGCACTTCATGGCGGGTCTGCCGCGCGTCGACGGCTCCTCGGAGACCGACGACCTGTCCGAGGCCACGTCCATCCTCATCGGCGGCATCAACGAGAACTGGCAGGGCAGCCACGCCCCGGCGGTGCGCCTGCTGCCCACGATGATGCCGGCGGACCGGCTGCCCAAGGGCTTCGAGCACCCGGACCGCGGTGTCGCCATCGGTATCGACGAGTCGTCGCTGTCGCCGGTCTTCGTCGACTTCGAGACCGACCCGCTGTTCATCGTGTTCGGTGAGAGCGAGTCCGGTAAGTCCGCGATGCTGCGGCTGCTCATCAAGCAGATCACCGAGCGGTACACGCCGGAGCAGGCGAAGATCGTCATGGGTGACTACCGGCGCGCCCACCTGGAGGGCGTGCCCGAGTCGCACCTGTCGCGCTACTGCGCGGCGGCGCCGGCCCTGACGGAGACGCTGGAGGGCCTGGCCGGCTCGATGCACCGCCGGATGCCCGGCCCGGACGTCACGCCCGAGCAGCTGCGCAACCGCAGCTGGTACAGCAGCCCGGACGCGTTCGTCATCGTCGACGACTACGACCTGGTGGCGACCGGCGTGAACCCGCTGGCGCCCCTGCTGGAGTACCTGCCGTTCGCCCGGGACATCGGTCTGCGCGTGATCATCGCGCGGGCGTCGGGCGGTGCCAGCCGGTCGCTGTACGAGCCGGTGATGCAGCGGATGCGGGAACTCGGCGCCCAGGGTGTCGTGCTCTCCGGCGACCGGTCCGAGGGCGCGCTCCTCGGCAACATCACGGCGACGCAGCTGCCGCCGGGGCGTGGGTACTTCCATACGCGTCGGCGGGGTGGGCAGTTGATCCAGACGGGGTGGCTGCCGAACCGGTTCTGA
- the eccD gene encoding type VII secretion integral membrane protein EccD, with product MSTGTSTGFCRITIAAPDSRVDVALPEDLPIQDLFPEIVRLSGLVQADAGPSGYHLVTREGQVLDASRSLLEHRVRDGEVLLLRTFADSLPPAVHDDVVDAIAAAVKQDLRSWNDNLMRLAGLVAGSLLLVMLGFVFWFADPVRHDMHGLQGILAGVTAIALTALAGVRARVYDDRGSAVALGISALPHALIAGSGAIPQDAGEGPGRIQFLVGCVAVLLVSVVLIMLLPQGDAPFVAAALASAIGTLAVFCGVLTEAEPREIAAGTAVVALAVVGFLPGWSARFAKLPIGFRNPEDLARARREGRDGDLEAVDVQRIVAQTSRGHELLLGLVGGCAAVIVGSAGAVLGFSASGWAQLLALCTGLAAMLRARLFRYTAQVTCLFVAGIVTLALLVLGLAISPPADIIMDLLQGNSGPVDVRTLWLGASVGAGVLLLIAIALIVPQKGLSPFWGRMLDLADSLVLLSLVPICLAVLDVYAEVRGGF from the coding sequence GTGAGCACGGGGACTTCGACAGGTTTCTGCCGAATCACCATCGCAGCACCGGACAGCCGTGTCGACGTCGCGCTGCCCGAGGACCTGCCGATCCAGGACCTCTTTCCCGAGATCGTGAGGCTCTCGGGCCTGGTCCAGGCGGACGCCGGCCCGTCGGGTTACCACCTCGTGACCCGCGAGGGCCAGGTGCTCGACGCCAGCCGTTCGTTGCTGGAGCACCGGGTCAGGGACGGTGAGGTGCTGCTGCTGCGCACCTTCGCGGACTCGCTGCCGCCGGCCGTGCACGACGACGTGGTCGACGCCATCGCCGCCGCGGTCAAGCAGGACCTGCGCAGCTGGAACGACAACCTGATGCGGCTCGCCGGTCTCGTCGCCGGGTCCCTGCTGCTGGTCATGCTCGGCTTCGTGTTCTGGTTCGCCGACCCGGTCCGGCACGACATGCACGGACTGCAGGGCATCCTCGCCGGCGTCACCGCGATCGCCCTGACCGCCCTCGCCGGCGTCCGGGCCCGGGTCTACGACGACCGGGGCTCCGCCGTCGCCCTCGGCATCTCGGCGCTGCCGCACGCGCTGATCGCCGGCTCCGGCGCCATCCCGCAGGACGCGGGGGAGGGCCCCGGACGCATCCAGTTCCTGGTCGGCTGTGTCGCCGTCCTCCTGGTCTCCGTCGTCCTGATCATGCTGCTGCCGCAGGGCGACGCCCCGTTCGTGGCCGCCGCCCTCGCCTCCGCGATCGGCACGCTCGCCGTCTTCTGCGGGGTGCTCACCGAGGCCGAGCCGCGCGAGATCGCCGCCGGCACCGCCGTCGTCGCCCTGGCCGTCGTCGGCTTCCTGCCCGGCTGGTCCGCCCGCTTCGCCAAGCTCCCCATCGGCTTCCGCAACCCCGAGGACCTGGCCCGCGCCCGCCGCGAGGGCCGCGACGGCGACCTGGAGGCCGTCGACGTCCAGCGGATCGTCGCCCAGACCAGCCGCGGCCACGAACTGCTGCTCGGCCTCGTCGGCGGCTGCGCCGCGGTCATCGTCGGCTCGGCCGGCGCCGTGCTCGGCTTCAGCGCCAGCGGCTGGGCCCAGCTGCTCGCCCTGTGCACCGGCCTGGCCGCCATGCTGCGCGCCCGGCTCTTCCGCTACACCGCACAGGTCACCTGCCTGTTCGTGGCCGGCATCGTCACCCTCGCCCTGCTGGTCCTCGGCCTCGCGATCTCCCCGCCGGCCGACATCATCATGGACCTGCTCCAGGGCAACTCCGGACCGGTCGACGTGCGCACCCTGTGGCTCGGCGCCTCCGTCGGCGCCGGTGTGCTGCTGCTCATCGCGATCGCCCTGATCGTCCCGCAGAAGGGGCTGTCCCCCTTCTGGGGCCGCATGCTCGACCTCGCCGACTCCCTGGTGCTGCTCTCCCTGGTGCCGATCTGCCTCGCCGTCCTCGACGTGTACGCCGAGGTCCGCGGCGGATTCTGA